A genomic region of Phragmites australis chromosome 2, lpPhrAust1.1, whole genome shotgun sequence contains the following coding sequences:
- the LOC133901608 gene encoding uncharacterized protein LOC133901608 — protein MSTRLGGAPSCCFGFAHHPQPAAAAVRLRVPPARAADTSSSQSTARLRAVLEKVDEALTKGNDETALSLVRGSQGEDGGLRGFGAARQVPQRLYKLDELMLNGIDTSAFLSPVDLTLGSIERNLQIAAVLGGLSLSAALELSQLQILFLVLGLLSLWSVDFVYFGGGVRNLVLDTIGHYLSQKYHNRVIQHEAGHFLIAYLLGVLSKGYTITSLGTLNKQGSLNVQAGTAFVDYEFLQEINTGKLSATMLNKFSCIALAGVATEYLLYGIAEGGLDDISKLDELLKSLGFTQKKADSQVRWAVLNTVLMLRRHEKARSQLAEAMSSGKSVGSCIEVIEGNINTQDI, from the exons ATGAGCACGAGATTGGGGGGAGCGCCTTCCTGCTGCTTCGGCTTCGCCCACCACCCGcagcctgccgccgccgccgtcaggCTGCGAGTGCCGCCTGCTCGCGCCGCAgacacctcctcctcccagtCAACGGCGCGGCTCAGGGCGGTGCTGGAGAAGGTGGACGAGGCGCTAACCAAGGGGAATGACGAGACCGCGCTCTCCCTCGTGCGGGGCTCGCAGGGGGAGGACGGCGGCCTCCGGGGCTTTGGCGCCGCCAGGCAG GTACCtcaaagactctataaattggATGAGCTTATGCTAAATGGGATAGATACTTCTGCTTTTCTGTCCCCCGTGGATTTGACATTGGGATCAATTGAGAGAAATCTCCAAATTGCTGCAGTACTTGGAGGGCTTTCTCTATCAGCTGCATTGGAGCTTTCTCAACTCCAAATCTTGTTTCTTGTACTAGGTCTACTATCTCTGTGGTCTGTGGATTTT GTATATTTCGGTGGAGGGGTGAGAAACTTGGTTCTTGACACAATTGGTCACTATCTCAGCCAGAAGTATCACAACAGAGTTATTCAG CACGAAGCTGGTCATTTCTTGATAGCATACTTGCTTGGGGTGCTTTCAAAAGGATACACGATTACAAGCTTGGGCACACTTAACAAACAAGGATCGCTTAACGTTCAAGCCGGAACAGCTTTTGTGGACTACGAGTTCCTTCAAGAG ATCAATACAGGCAAGCTATCTGCCACG ATGTTGAACAAGTTTTCGTGCATAGCACTAGCTGGAGTAGCAACAGAGTACCTTTTGTATGGAATTGCAGAAGGAGGATTAGATGACATCAGCAAG CTTGATGAATTGCTCAAGAGTCTGGGTTTCACCCAGAAGAAAGCTGATTCACAAGTTAGATGGGCTGTGCTGAATACTGTTCTCATGCTGCGACGCCATGAAAAAGCTAGATCGCAGCTTGCAGAGGCAATGTCTTCTGGGAAGTCAGTAGGCTCTTGCATTGAAGTTATAGAAGGGAATATAAACACACAGGATATTTAG
- the LOC133903413 gene encoding uncharacterized protein LOC133903413 has protein sequence MILDECIRGQEKLAVATAMFGVAASIMSRGRTTHLHFKIPLSVDDGAFCSFTKLSGTAKLIRMASLIICDEASLTKIQAVKALDNSLRDIMTRPELLFSGKTVLFGGDFRQVIPVVRKGSRAQIIDASLRRSYLWDCMRHLKIVRNMRAQSDPWFAEYLLALVVAPRRPMVMEMYVFLTIYA, from the coding sequence ATGATCCTGGATGAGTGTATACGTGGACAGGAGAAGCTTGCCGTGGCAACAGCTATGTTCGGTGTTGCAGCTTCCATAATGTCTAGAGGAAGAACCACGCACTTGCACTTCAAGATACCACTGAGTGTTGACGATGGTGCATTCTGTAGCTTCACTAAATTGAGTGGTACTGCCAAGCTTATACGGATGGCTTCACTCATTATTTGTGATGAAGCCTCCTTGACTAAGATACAGGCGGTGAAGGCGTTGGACAACAGCTTGCGTGATATAATGACCCGACCAGAATTGTTGTTCAGTGGGAAGACGGTTCTGTTTGGTGGAGATTTCAGGCAGGTCATTCCTGTTGTCCGAAAGGGGTCAAGGGCTCAGATAATTGATGCGTCACTGCGTAGGTCGTACCTATGGGATTGCATGCGTCACCTAAAGATTGTACGCAACATGAGGGCACAGAGTGACCCGTGGTTTGCAGAATACCTACTTGCATTAGTGGTGGCACCGAGGAGGCCAATGGTGATGGAGATGTACGTCTTCCTGACGATATATGCATGA